One Methylohalobius crimeensis 10Ki DNA segment encodes these proteins:
- a CDS encoding helix-turn-helix domain-containing protein gives MNDTLTTQEAAELMKISPGELLKLAVDGEIPGICFGDEAKGIRRKGRPSTWVFLREDLLAYLKERARKEQARRLARGGSAIETPRTQSGRRRGSVDLNRLP, from the coding sequence ATGAACGATACCTTGACCACTCAAGAAGCCGCCGAGCTTATGAAAATCTCGCCGGGCGAACTTCTTAAATTGGCAGTTGACGGCGAGATTCCCGGCATTTGCTTTGGAGACGAAGCAAAGGGGATCCGTCGCAAAGGGCGCCCGTCCACATGGGTCTTCTTACGAGAAGACTTACTTGCCTATCTTAAGGAACGAGCCAGAAAAGAACAGGCCAGGCGGCTGGCCAGGGGCGGGAGCGCTATCGAAACTCCTCGCACACAGTCAGGGCGACGTCGTGGATCTGTCGATCTGAACCGTTTACCATAA
- a CDS encoding glycine zipper family protein, translating to MRLLMLLVLLIIAGCASYGNWQPTVDPYGDPRAAYIHQDQAECRQLASQASGGTAQETAKGALVGGALGAATGAVVGALAGAPGTGAAWGAGLAGMGGGIGKGLSAEERYKRVYRRCMQNRGHTVLD from the coding sequence ATGCGCTTGTTGATGCTTTTAGTCCTGTTGATCATTGCTGGCTGCGCCAGCTACGGCAATTGGCAGCCTACCGTCGATCCCTACGGAGATCCGCGAGCCGCCTATATCCACCAGGATCAGGCCGAATGCCGGCAATTGGCAAGCCAAGCTTCTGGCGGGACGGCCCAGGAAACCGCCAAGGGTGCCTTGGTCGGAGGCGCTCTCGGAGCGGCCACGGGCGCCGTGGTCGGAGCCCTGGCGGGCGCACCGGGAACGGGAGCGGCCTGGGGTGCGGGCCTTGCCGGAATGGGCGGTGGTATCGGAAAGGGCCTGAGTGCCGAGGAACGCTACAAAAGAGTGTACCGGCGCTGCATGCAAAACCGTGGCCATACGGTGCTGGATTGA
- a CDS encoding transcriptional regulator: MNTIQIAIRHFNGITKLADRLGVSYQAVRKWERNGVPAERVLQLVEIMEGRIKPYDVRPDIYPDPNWLPSYIRSSRVKPAGRVDCKNALGKPIAFYPEIARFFGSIETSVFLCQFLYWREKVSEQEIYKTREKIEHEAALSHFQQREACKRLKKLGYLEIVKKDLPAKNYYRFHWSKFDEDFHQWKTFSGNGSGNGNSSREETARCSENGNLRQFNE, encoded by the coding sequence ATGAATACCATCCAAATCGCTATACGGCATTTTAACGGGATAACCAAGCTTGCCGACAGGCTCGGGGTAAGTTATCAGGCCGTCAGGAAATGGGAAAGGAATGGTGTCCCGGCCGAACGGGTGCTTCAACTCGTCGAAATCATGGAAGGCAGGATCAAACCGTATGACGTACGACCGGATATTTACCCTGATCCAAATTGGTTGCCTTCCTATATCCGCAGTTCCCGCGTCAAACCTGCCGGGCGGGTGGACTGCAAGAACGCTCTGGGCAAACCAATTGCTTTTTATCCTGAAATTGCTCGATTTTTCGGGAGCATCGAGACTTCGGTCTTTCTGTGCCAATTCCTGTATTGGCGTGAAAAAGTGAGCGAGCAGGAGATCTACAAGACCCGGGAGAAGATTGAGCACGAAGCCGCCCTGTCCCATTTCCAGCAGCGCGAGGCCTGCAAACGGCTCAAGAAGCTGGGATACCTCGAGATCGTTAAGAAGGACCTGCCCGCGAAAAACTACTACCGGTTTCACTGGAGTAAATTCGATGAAGACTTCCACCAATGGAAGACATTTAGCGGCAACGGCAGTGGAAATGGAAACTCCAGTCGTGAAGAAACGGCCCGATGCTCGGAAAACGGCAATTTGAGGCAGTTTAATGAATAG
- a CDS encoding conjugal transfer nickase/helicase domain-containing protein, whose protein sequence is MRLLRVKYPVGANNDSSAEPLHVHQRQIDRIEALVGTTPEHFDRYYLPPLRRIAEYGRAGSSAARRIQPGHILERTLTVAATALKLRLGYVLPPGAPPETAGHRRDLWTYAVFGASVIHGIAWIEAGEPAPADEYAFRILGEEGADWLSSDREAYAQWCAVVRGDLSEAGVLGEILDRACHRLNLPPLSAPEPVSDTVTAKTEPGQDVGRIATVSGGNDDRNDSRSPGSIEKAASAVSASGKITNKELGRRFLAWLSEGVQSGEFEGNAPDALVRMVPEGMLLVSPGIFRKFSECAASYGMEAPDWEKVQKGFLKLGLHQRTSDGLNMYRIEIADSGRKGRSAGVLIDPEVLLHRIIL, encoded by the coding sequence TTGCGTTTATTGAGGGTGAAGTATCCCGTCGGTGCCAACAACGATTCGTCCGCCGAACCGCTTCATGTCCATCAGCGGCAGATCGACCGCATCGAGGCGTTGGTCGGGACCACTCCCGAGCACTTCGACCGCTATTATCTCCCGCCGCTGCGGCGGATCGCGGAGTACGGTCGGGCAGGTTCCTCTGCCGCTCGAAGGATTCAACCGGGCCATATTCTCGAGCGGACGCTCACGGTTGCCGCCACGGCCCTGAAACTGCGTTTGGGATACGTGCTTCCGCCCGGCGCACCGCCCGAAACCGCCGGCCATCGGCGTGATCTATGGACCTATGCGGTGTTCGGCGCTTCTGTGATACACGGAATCGCTTGGATTGAAGCGGGAGAACCCGCCCCGGCCGACGAGTATGCCTTCCGCATTCTAGGTGAGGAGGGCGCCGATTGGCTGTCTTCGGATCGCGAAGCGTATGCCCAATGGTGCGCCGTCGTTCGCGGCGATTTATCCGAGGCCGGCGTATTGGGGGAAATTCTCGACAGGGCCTGCCACCGGTTGAATCTGCCGCCGCTGTCAGCGCCGGAACCGGTTAGCGATACAGTCACGGCCAAAACGGAACCCGGGCAAGATGTCGGTCGAATCGCCACGGTATCCGGCGGGAATGACGATCGGAACGATTCACGATCGCCTGGCTCCATTGAAAAGGCGGCATCTGCGGTGTCTGCATCTGGAAAGATTACAAACAAGGAGTTGGGCAGGCGATTTTTGGCTTGGTTGTCGGAAGGCGTTCAATCCGGCGAATTCGAGGGCAACGCCCCGGATGCGCTCGTCCGCATGGTTCCCGAAGGGATGCTTCTGGTCAGCCCGGGGATTTTCAGGAAGTTTTCAGAGTGCGCGGCGTCGTACGGGATGGAAGCGCCTGATTGGGAAAAGGTGCAAAAAGGTTTCCTCAAGCTTGGTCTCCACCAGCGGACGTCGGACGGTCTCAACATGTACCGGATTGAAATTGCGGATAGCGGTCGGAAAGGACGGTCTGCCGGTGTATTGATCGATCCTGAAGTTCTCCTTCATCGTATTATCCTTTAA
- a CDS encoding DUF6475 domain-containing protein encodes MTAEDFQDFRVLMTGVYDFYGKAISEFALSVWWQAMRPFDLSAVREALSRHVVNPDTGQYLPKPADAFRMLGGSTADSALLAWSKVDKAVRCVGPHQSVAFDDILIHRVIEDMGGWIALGRKTEHEWPFVANEFQTRYRGYAMRSARPKYPPHLAGIAESANRIGGFASEPSIRLHGDKRKARQVIEGTVETIDGPRLEKRQLEAI; translated from the coding sequence ATGACCGCCGAGGATTTTCAAGATTTCCGCGTTTTGATGACCGGGGTCTACGATTTCTACGGCAAGGCGATTTCCGAGTTCGCCCTGAGCGTGTGGTGGCAGGCCATGCGCCCGTTCGACTTGAGCGCCGTCCGTGAAGCGTTGAGCCGCCATGTGGTGAACCCGGACACCGGCCAGTATCTGCCCAAACCCGCCGATGCGTTCAGGATGCTGGGCGGGTCGACCGCGGACAGCGCCTTGTTGGCCTGGAGCAAGGTGGACAAGGCCGTGCGCTGCGTGGGGCCTCACCAAAGCGTGGCGTTCGACGACATCCTGATTCATCGCGTAATCGAGGATATGGGGGGCTGGATCGCCTTGGGCAGAAAGACCGAACACGAGTGGCCCTTCGTCGCCAATGAATTCCAGACCCGTTATCGCGGTTACGCCATGCGAAGCGCGAGACCGAAATATCCGCCCCATTTGGCGGGCATTGCCGAATCCGCGAACCGAATCGGTGGATTTGCTAGCGAACCTTCGATCAGGTTGCACGGCGACAAACGAAAGGCCCGGCAAGTTATCGAAGGAACCGTCGAAACGATCGACGGCCCGAGGCTCGAAAAACGGCAATTGGAGGCAATTTGA
- a CDS encoding PH domain-containing protein, with translation MSEIDVILDHGQRPFERFERAAWLRDVLAERTGESWRIQKVEGGFAVAGSGKAVPEGTNAPETTSFDPVMIRQALRVSLPFYLPFLLLGALLGLAPVLAVRTVLEAMHLPGLPAWLDPALVIGFLRLAGWGVAALSALALYLPWVAHRYAVTPEGVEQSIGIIARETHRVRFEDIRSIGLKQGLIARLFNIGTLEFSAAGTDGVDVRFINIVSPMKIREWIERLSGGS, from the coding sequence ATGTCTGAGATTGATGTGATTCTGGATCACGGGCAACGACCGTTCGAGCGATTCGAACGGGCGGCCTGGCTGCGCGACGTCCTCGCCGAGCGGACCGGCGAGTCTTGGCGCATACAAAAGGTCGAGGGCGGTTTCGCCGTGGCCGGGTCCGGTAAGGCCGTGCCCGAAGGGACGAACGCCCCGGAAACCACATCGTTCGATCCGGTGATGATACGTCAAGCTTTGCGGGTATCGCTGCCGTTTTATCTACCGTTCCTGCTGCTCGGCGCCTTGCTTGGGTTGGCGCCGGTCCTGGCGGTCCGAACCGTTCTGGAGGCGATGCACCTGCCCGGCCTGCCCGCCTGGCTCGATCCGGCGCTGGTGATCGGTTTCCTCCGTCTTGCCGGCTGGGGCGTGGCGGCCTTGTCCGCGCTGGCGTTGTACCTTCCCTGGGTTGCTCACCGATATGCTGTCACACCGGAAGGCGTCGAGCAAAGCATCGGAATCATCGCCCGGGAAACGCACCGGGTTCGGTTCGAGGACATCCGTTCCATCGGCTTGAAACAGGGGCTGATCGCCCGTCTTTTCAATATCGGCACGCTCGAATTTTCCGCGGCGGGCACGGACGGCGTGGACGTGCGTTTCATCAACATCGTGTCGCCGATGAAGATCCGCGAATGGATCGAACGATTAAGCGGCGGGTCATGA
- a CDS encoding S24 family peptidase, translating into MVTDQEKRFSERLNKALDEIGVPPKGKGRQTAVAKMFGVSQKGARKWLEAEGMPEPKRLEQIAKKCGVNIEWLWGGRGPMRPKSIHEARDIEPGPDIGIILSIPIVGNTQAGPDKAWEELGYPAGYGEEYVDIPSKDVHAYALRIAGDSMEPRMREGEVVVVYPSEEPMPGDEVVVRTKSGEVMVKSLVYIRGGRVALDSVSNKYGRIVRHLDDIELMHPIAGVMRPQSIKHRKL; encoded by the coding sequence ATGGTTACTGACCAAGAAAAAAGATTCTCGGAAAGACTGAACAAGGCGCTGGACGAAATCGGAGTGCCCCCCAAGGGGAAGGGTCGCCAGACGGCTGTCGCCAAGATGTTTGGCGTGTCTCAGAAAGGCGCGAGGAAATGGCTCGAGGCCGAAGGGATGCCGGAACCCAAAAGGTTGGAGCAAATCGCGAAAAAATGCGGCGTCAATATCGAGTGGTTGTGGGGAGGGCGCGGCCCCATGCGGCCAAAATCAATCCACGAAGCAAGGGACATTGAACCCGGCCCCGATATCGGTATCATCTTGTCTATTCCTATCGTCGGCAATACCCAGGCAGGACCGGACAAAGCATGGGAAGAGCTGGGGTATCCGGCCGGATATGGAGAGGAATACGTGGATATCCCATCCAAAGACGTCCATGCCTATGCCTTGCGAATAGCGGGAGACAGCATGGAACCCCGCATGCGCGAGGGAGAGGTCGTGGTGGTCTATCCCAGCGAAGAACCCATGCCCGGAGACGAGGTGGTGGTGCGAACGAAATCCGGGGAAGTCATGGTGAAAAGCCTGGTTTACATCCGCGGCGGGCGTGTCGCGCTGGATAGTGTGTCGAACAAGTATGGCCGTATCGTGCGCCACCTGGATGACATCGAACTAATGCACCCGATTGCGGGAGTTATGAGACCGCAATCGATCAAACACCGAAAGCTTTGA
- a CDS encoding STY4526/YPO1902 family pathogenicity island replication protein, with translation MNEAQIRKDLNLNLLLSMSRLSDIGRPEALQGLGLDRRQIRRIRRLRPDQFQKVLFALAQVLEIKIEVTSESLDAALALADLDCRDREAVLELFQAGAPTQLMVDLYGLQRSDCAAIRRYFGCPGRKGRPESALSEAEERQVWHAWRRSGEPHPALRILSVHRVTGLSVGRIVNAIGPDWEAFQNV, from the coding sequence ATGAACGAAGCGCAAATCCGGAAGGACCTCAACCTGAACTTGCTGCTGTCGATGTCGCGCTTGAGCGATATCGGACGTCCCGAGGCACTGCAAGGGCTCGGTCTGGATCGCCGCCAGATTCGGCGGATCCGGCGATTGCGCCCCGACCAATTCCAAAAGGTCCTGTTCGCGCTGGCCCAGGTGCTAGAGATCAAGATCGAGGTCACATCCGAAAGCCTCGACGCGGCCCTGGCGCTCGCCGACCTGGATTGCCGCGACCGCGAGGCGGTCCTGGAACTGTTTCAGGCAGGCGCTCCGACGCAATTGATGGTCGATCTCTACGGTTTGCAGCGCAGCGACTGCGCGGCCATCCGGCGGTATTTCGGCTGTCCGGGGAGAAAAGGCCGCCCGGAGTCGGCGTTGTCGGAAGCCGAGGAACGCCAGGTATGGCATGCCTGGCGGCGCAGCGGCGAACCGCACCCCGCCCTGCGGATTTTGTCGGTGCACCGTGTAACCGGTTTGTCCGTCGGGCGGATCGTGAATGCGATCGGCCCCGATTGGGAGGCGTTTCAAAATGTCTGA